A section of the Carassius carassius chromosome 17, fCarCar2.1, whole genome shotgun sequence genome encodes:
- the fancd2 gene encoding Fanconi anemia group D2 protein codes for MMRKKKRSSITANDDSTLDVTKSKKTKSSGRALKSSVQDSESVFVQFLKESGVTLTAGSTANEIAVDQVIFQKRLQQQLRKHPRFPNIIQEFISALETYIEDPERFRNCLLPCVPSSTPQQDANSGSYQESLVRLLLGIDMLQTQVINTLFEKLPEFMFEGVSEDGLNVPRLIINQLKWLDRIVDGKDLSSKLMQMVSVAPVEIQRDIITSLPEILEDSQHGDMAKELNGLLQQNTQLPVPILDALSSLNLSSALLSEVREVVMGTLSAVQLEDLPVVVKFILHSISASDANEVVCDLRKKLELEQCVLPAVLQASQSRMKSKAMSGSSRVPSCSNGQDSVALVLEVIKSAIRFQKTISEAWLKAIENVDESDDHKVVDLLVLFILHSTNANHSRRGAERVLKVKVRKGLIQENLLQKTFKGHAQVMRGYFPSILALAMGLLRSPDCCVVSFGGHMYKQAFTAFDSYCQQEVVGSLVTHACSGVSGEVDVALELLCELVSQKPAEMSQFTVFVKGILDYMDNLTSQQIRRLFHLLSRLAFGQEQHGGHIQDDMHIVIRKQLSSTVPKYKRIGIIGAVMMVGSMGACRNKPDGSQGGTLPKETHRQVMALLELVCSCSESSPEAAPLYYDELANLLQTCKLDPLVQAWIGKSVLEDFQEDFVVDLGPDLSGPFVFPASVMYNLDEDESQGGIAINLLPLMTQDQQLKTDTSQAAGVKKERRVSPLCLSSFFRLLRLCEEVQHQGDLEEIDALLGCPLILTDMEVVEKVESLSKAEREFLCSLLFYTINWFRETVNAFCKQNDPEMKMKVVTRIQNITYLQSVLQTCLAATPGYTPPQANFDGESAEGMIPSSSSALPKKGKKESSGRKRKASASKNSSGDKSQLEGAAEAEDSQQDHPEKENEKEKEKDAKSGVSLSSFWPFFRELDVEVLSVLQCGLLSRTLLDTELHSKLREEVQLGPAELLFLLEDMWRKLDFSLASAPAKKAPFLKSKTDRAVGFAHLQQKNAKEIATCCIELLPTLCTHLENCHNHFQTLLSEHQGVVDAPGVDVKEQQLMCSAYQLLLQVLHTTFSWAGFSGPEHRALLKSALGVLAGRLKEDESDLTLDQLSRHAFEYLQNFRSTVPSLNTALCLTQLLIVLSQYGGSNHRTYREQITSLTKHFLCQEWVTASGEKERGNKYNDALQTLLSIYLEHTDDVLKAVEEIAGEGVPELLNAAKDANSRSWPTLNRQTFLVYYKSMMAELERAVRKIPPSKQTDNQEMQSEKLLTWNLAVRDFHILINLVKMFDSRPVLTVCLKYGRLFLESFLKLGMPLLDYSFKKHKEDVQSLLKTFQLSTRQLHHMCGHSKIRQDTGLTNHVPALKKNLEQFVYRVKAMLTLNHCQEAFWLGNLKNRDLKGEEILSQRSQAVDEEEESSQLQSEEEESDSDERNNGQEEAEESDESD; via the exons ATGATGCGTAAAAAGAAGCGCTCGTCCATCACAGCGAATGACGATTCCACACTTGACGTTACTA AATCAAAAAAGACCAAGAGCAGTGGACGAGCACTAAAGTCTTCAGTACAGGACTCGGAATCAGTTTTTGTTCAGTTTCTGAAGGAatctggcgtcactttgacagctgGCAGTACAGCTAATGAAATCG CTGTAGACCAAGTAATATTTCAAAAGCGGCTCCAGCAGCAGCTACGAAAGCATCCCAGATTCCCCAAT ATAATTCAGGAGTTTATATCTGCACTGGAAACATACATTGAAGACCCAGAGAGATTCAGAAACTGCCTTCTGCCTTGCGTGCCATCATCCACTCCACAGCAGGATGCCAA TTCTGGCTCCTATCAGGAAAGTCTTGTACGCTTGTTGCTTGGAATAGACATGCTACAG ACCCAGGTCATAAACACTTTGTTTGAAAAGCTTCCAGAATTCATGTTTGAAGG TGTGAGTGAGGATGGCCTCAATGTTCCCCGTCTCATAATAAACCAGTTGAAGTGGCTGGACCGAATTGTAGATGGCAAG GATTTGAGCAGTAAGCTGATGCAGATGGTGTCTGTGGCTCCGGTGGAGATCCAGCGGGACATTATTACCAGCCTGCCTGAAATCCTGGAGGATTCCCAGCATGGAGATATGGCCAAAGAGCTAAA TGGTTTACTTCAGCAAAACACTCAGCTCCCTGTGCCTATATTGGATGCTTTATCCAGTCTGAATCTGAGCTCTGCGTTACTCTCCGAG GTGCGTGAGGTAGTTATGGGAACTCTCTCTGCTGTGCAGTTAGAGGATCTTCCTGTTGTAGTCAAGTTCATCTTACACTCCATCTCTGCATCTGATGCTAATGAG GTGGTGTGTGACCTGCGTAAAAAGCTGGAGTTGGAGCAATGTGTTTTGCCAGCAGTGTTGCAGGCTTCCCAGAGTCGTATGAAAAGCAAAGCCATGTCAGG GTCCTCCAGGGTCCCATCATGCAGCAATGGTCAGGACAGTGTGGCTTTGGTTTTGGAGGTCATAAAGTCGGCTATCCGATTTCAGAAGACCATCTCAGAGGCTTGGCTAAAA GCAATAGAGAATGTTGATGAGTCAGACGACCATAAG GTGGTTGACCTGTTGGTGCTGTTCATCCTTCACTCTACTAATGCAAACCACAGCCGGCGTGGGGCTGAGAGAGTGCTCAAAGTCAAAGTTCGCAAGGGTCTGATTCAGGAAAACCTCTTGCAGAAGACCTTTAAGGGTCATGCTCAG GTGATGCGGGGTTATTTCCCATCAATTCTGGCTCTAGCTATGGGACTCTTGCGTTCTCCAGACTGCTGTGTGGTGTCTTTCGGAGGTCACATGTACAAACAGGCCTTCACTGCCTTTGACTCCTACTGTCAGCAG GAGGTGGTGGGCTCTCTGGTCACACACGCATGCAGTGGTGTGAGTGGTGAAGTGGATGTGGCTCTTGAGCTGCTCTGTGAGCTGGTATCTCAGAAGCCTGCAGAAATGAGCCAGTTCACTGTTTTTGTGAAG GGTATTCTGGACTACATGGACAACCTGACCTCACAGCAGATCAGACGACTCTTCCATCTGCTCAGCCGCTTGGCATTTGGACAGGAGCAGCACGGAGGACACATCCAG GATGACATGCACATCGTCATCCGTAAGCAGCTGTCCAGCACGGTGCCCAAATACAAGCGTATTGGTATTATTGGTGCAGTCATGATGGTGGGCAGTATGGGGGCCTGCAG aAATAAACCTGATGGCTCTCAGGGTGGCACACTGCCcaaagagacacacagacag GTGATGGCTCTGTTGGAGCTGGTATGCTCATGCAGTGAGAGTTCCCCTGAAGCTGCCCCTCTCTACTACGATGAGCTGGCCAACCTGCTGCAGACGTGCAAACTGGACCCTCTAGTTCAG GCATGGATCGGGAAGAGTGTGCTAGAGGATTTTCAGGAAGACTTTGTTGTAGACCTTGGACCAGATTTATCAGG cccGTTTGTGTTTCCAGCCTCTGTGATGTATAATTTGGATGAGGATGAGAGTCAAGGGGGAATCGCCATCAATCTACTGCCACTTATGACTCAAGACCAGCAGCTCAAAACAGACACATCCCAAGCAGCTGGAGTCAAGAAAGAGAG GCGCGTGTCTCCTTTGTGTCTGTCCTCTTTTTTCCGCCTGCTGAGGTTGTGTGAGGAGGTGCAGCACCAGGGTGATCTGGAGGAGATTGATGCTCTGTTAG GCTGTCCTTTGATTCTGACTGATATGGAGGTGGTGGAGAAGGTGGAGAGTCTGTCTAAGGCTGAGCGAGAGTTCCTCTGTTCTCTGCTCTTTTACACCATCAACTGGTTCAGAGAG ACGGTGAATGCTTTTTGCAAGCAGAATGATCCCGAGATGAAAATGAAGGTTGTAACTCGTATTCAGAATATCACTTACCTTCAGAGTGTACTGCAGACATGCTTAGCAG ctaCTCCAGGCTACACTCCTCCTCAGGCTAACTTTGATGGAGAGAGTGCTGAAGGGATGATACCCTCTTCTTCAAGTGCTCTGCCAAAGAAAGGAAAGAAGG agtcaTCTGGGAGGAAGAGGAAAGCTTCAGCGAGTAAGAACTCCTCAGGAGACAAATCCCAGCTGGAGGGGGCAGCAGAAGCAGAGGATTCCCAACAG GATCATCCAGAGAAAGAGAACGAGAAGGAGAAAGAAAAGGATGCCAAATCAGGAGTCAGTCTGTCCTCGTTCTGGCCGTTCTTCAGAGAGCTTGATGTTGAAGTTCTGAGCGTGCTTCAGTGTGGCCTTCTGTCCCGGACACTGTTGGACACTGAGCTACATAGTAAG TTAAGAGAGGAAGTGCAATTGGGCCCTGCAGAGTTGCTTTTCCTGCTGGAGGACATGTGGCGTAAACTGGACTTCAGTTTGGCTTCTGCACCAGCCAAAAAGGCTCCATTTCTTAAA AGTAAGACGGACAGAGCAGTTGGCTTTGCTCACTTGCAGCAGAAAAATGCCAAAGAGATCGCCACCTGCTGCATCGAGCTGCTGCCCACACTTTGCACACACCTGGAGAACTGCCACAATCACTTTCAG ACTCTGCTGTCTGAGCATCAGGGTGTTGTTGATGCTCCTGGTGTGGATGTGAAGGAACAGCAGCTCATGTGTTCAGCATATCAGCTCCTACTGCAAGTGCTACATACTACATTCAGCTG GGCTGGATTTTCTGGTCCAGAGCATCGTGCTCTGCTGAAGAGTGCCCTGGGGGTCCTGGCTGGCCGACTGAAGGAGGACGAGTCCGATTTGACCCTGGATCAGCTCAGCAG ACACGCTTTTGAGTACCTGCAGAACTTCCGAAGCACAGTTCCCAGCCTGAACACTGCCTTGTGTCTGACCCAGCTGCTCATTGTGCTGTCCCAGTACGGGGGATCAAACCACAGGACCTACAGAGAACAGATCA CATCCCTGACGAAGCACTTCCTCTGTCAGGAGTGGGTTACAGCGagtggagagaaagagcgaggaaaCAAATACAATGATGCTCTTCAAACTCTACTCAG TATTTATCTGGAGCACACTGATGATGTTCTGAAGGCGGTGGAGGAAATAGCAGGTGAAGGGGTTCCAGAGCTGTTGAATGCTGCTAAAGATGCTAACTCACGCAGCTGGCCAACACTCAACAG GCAGACGTTTCTGGTGTACTACAAGAGCATGATGGCAGAGCTGGAGAGAGCTGTGCGCAAGATTCCTCCCAGCAAACAGACAGATAATCAAGAG ATGCAGAGCGAGAAGCTCTTAACATGGAATCTGGCTGTGCGTGACTTCCACATCCTCATAAACCTGGTCAAG ATGTTTGACAGCAGACCCGTACTCACTGTGTGTTTAAAG TATGGTCGTCTTTTTCTGGAGTCCTTCCTCAAACTTGGAATGCCTCTGCTCGATTATAGCTTTAAAAAGCACAAG GAGGATGTTCAGAGTTTGCTGAAGACCTTCCAGCTCAGTACTAGACAACTCCACCACATGTGTGGCCACTCAAAG